One Leucoraja erinacea ecotype New England unplaced genomic scaffold, Leri_hhj_1 Leri_198S, whole genome shotgun sequence genomic window carries:
- the LOC129716264 gene encoding uncharacterized protein LOC129716264: MNHRKFKPKPGDLIEIPRKGGYKDWALYMGDGDVVHLTSDGASGDTSTRFSRSEEIGVIKREPLADVAGNNSWKVNNRSDIIWNPLPVDKIIKKAKENIGCRVRYKVLSANCEHFVNSLRYGIQISFQFKPKPGDLIEIRRGLFTHWALYIGHEDVVHLTSDGASGDTSTRFSRSEGIGVIKREPLDEVVGNDSWKVNNGSDGMWNPLPVDKIIKKANEMIGCRVRYKVLSANCEHFVNSLRYGIEISFQFKPKPGDLIEIRRGLFTHWALYIGHGDVVHLNFDGVSGDTSTRFSRSEGIGVIEREPLDEVVGNDSWKVNNGSDGMWNPLPVDKIIKKAKEMIGYRVRYNVLSANCEHFVNSLRYGKGVSFQVIAGIGIFGATAFFSPVAAVAALGAACLFNVFPSVSSSLNSTSLNSTSLNSTSLNSTSVKSTKQT, from the exons ATGAACCATCGAAAG TTTAAACCAAAACCTGGAGATTTGATTGAAATACCTCGAAAGGGTGGGTATAAAGACTGGGCCCTCTACATGGGAGATGGAGACGTCGTGCATTTAACTTCAG ATGGTGCAAGTGGAGATACGAGTACTCGATTCTCTAGGTCGGAAGAGATTGGTGTGATTAAGAGGGAGCCTCTCGCTGACGTAGCTGGCAATAATTCCTGGAAAGTCAACAATAGATCGGACATAATATGGAATCCATTACCCGTTGACAAGATAATAAAAAAGGCTAAAGAAAACATTGGATGCAGAGTGCGTTACAAAGTACTAAGTGCAAACTGTGAACACTTTGTTAATTCACTTCGGTATGGTATACAGATATCATTTCAG TTTAAACCAAAACCTGGAGATTTGATTGAAATACGTCGAGGTCTGTTTACACACTGGGCACTCTACATTGGACATGAAGATGTCGTACATTTAACTTCAG ATGGTGCAAGTGGAGATACGAGTACTCGATTCTCTAGGTCGGAAGGGATTGGTGTGATTAAGAGGGAGCCTCTCGATGAGGTGGTTGGCAATGATTCCTGGAAAGTCAACAATGGATCAGATGGAATGTGGAATCCATTACCCGTTGACAAGATAATAAAAAAGGCTAATGAAATGATTGGATGCAGAGTGCGTTACAAAGTACTAAGTGCAAACTGTGAACACTTTGTTAATTCACTTCGGTATGGTATAGAGATATCATTTCAG TTTAAACCAAAACCTGGAGATTTGATTGAAATACGTCGAGGTCTGTTTACACACTGGGCCCTCTACATTGGACATGGAGACGTCGTACATTTAAATTTTG ATGGTGTAAGTGGAGATACGAGTACTCGATTCTCTAGGTCGGAAGGGATTGGTGTGATTGAGAGGGAGCCTCTCGATGAGGTGGTTGGCAATGATTCCTGGAAAGTCAACAATGGATCAGATGGAATGTGGAATCCATTACCCGTTGACAAGATAATAAAAAAGGCTAAAGAAATGATTGGATACAGAGTGCGTTACAATGTACTAAGTGCAAACTGTGAACACTTTGTTAATTCACTTCGGTATGGTAAAGGTGTATCATTTCAG GTTATTGCAGGAATCGGCATATTTGGTGCAACGGCCTTCTTCAgtcctgttgctgctgttgctgcactTGGTGCCGCCTGCCTTTTCAATGTTTTTCCTAGTGTGAGCTCATCACTGAATAGCACATCACTGAATAGCACATCACTGAATAGCACATCACTGAACAGCACATCAGTGAAAAGCACAAAACAAACCTAG